The Spirosoma foliorum genome has a window encoding:
- a CDS encoding Gfo/Idh/MocA family protein produces the protein MSTENKSTVSRRKFLDLAAKGTLASSAIISGFPTIVPASVFGKNAPSNRINVAAIGTGRISRGHDMPGVWQYDNALIMAVCDLDSNRAEDAKKLVNGVYAKKTGKDNYDGVKVYTDYRELLLNKDIDAVIVSTPDHWHAPIVIDAVRAKKDVYMQKPASLTIAEGRMMADEVKKSGRIVQVGSQQRSSEQFRYAAELVRNGRIGELKTVYVGLPGDPSGDEEPQMPVPKNLNYDMWLGTTPDVYYTEKRVHPQVGYDRPGWLRCEQFGAGMITGWGAHHVDCAHWAMDTEHTGPIEIWGHADFPKSGLWDVHGIFKTEAKYANGVHMVVTNEIANGIRFEGTKGWIFVSRGDAAVTASDPIAKQNAAKKLDASDPSILTSVIGPNETHLTVSKEHHGNWLESIVSRKEPIAPAEVGHRSCSACLLHHAAMKLNRKLYWDPKKEQFKNDPEANKLLSRPQRAPYAIKIVASAK, from the coding sequence ATGTCAACTGAAAACAAATCAACTGTCTCCCGAAGGAAATTTCTTGATCTGGCAGCCAAAGGTACACTAGCATCGTCTGCAATTATCAGCGGTTTCCCGACTATCGTGCCTGCTTCGGTGTTTGGCAAAAATGCCCCCAGTAATCGAATCAATGTGGCTGCTATTGGTACTGGGCGTATTTCGCGTGGGCACGATATGCCGGGCGTTTGGCAATACGACAATGCCCTCATTATGGCCGTCTGCGATCTGGATAGTAATCGGGCCGAAGATGCCAAAAAACTTGTTAATGGGGTTTACGCCAAGAAAACGGGTAAGGATAATTACGATGGCGTAAAGGTTTATACCGACTATCGTGAATTACTCCTGAACAAAGATATTGACGCGGTTATCGTGAGTACGCCCGATCACTGGCATGCGCCTATTGTGATTGACGCTGTGCGGGCGAAGAAAGACGTATACATGCAGAAGCCTGCGTCGCTCACTATTGCCGAAGGGCGTATGATGGCCGATGAAGTGAAGAAATCAGGGCGAATTGTGCAGGTGGGGAGCCAGCAACGCTCATCGGAACAGTTCAGATATGCTGCCGAGTTGGTACGCAATGGCCGAATTGGCGAATTAAAAACAGTGTACGTTGGCCTTCCTGGTGACCCGTCGGGCGATGAAGAACCGCAGATGCCTGTTCCGAAAAACCTGAACTACGACATGTGGCTCGGTACAACTCCCGACGTATATTACACCGAAAAACGCGTCCATCCGCAGGTTGGTTACGACCGACCAGGCTGGTTGCGCTGCGAACAATTTGGGGCGGGCATGATTACAGGTTGGGGTGCTCACCACGTCGACTGTGCGCACTGGGCTATGGATACGGAGCACACCGGACCTATTGAAATATGGGGCCATGCCGATTTCCCGAAAAGTGGCCTTTGGGATGTGCACGGCATTTTTAAAACCGAAGCCAAGTATGCCAATGGCGTTCACATGGTTGTGACCAATGAAATCGCCAACGGCATTCGATTCGAAGGAACAAAAGGCTGGATTTTCGTCTCGCGAGGTGATGCAGCTGTGACGGCCAGTGATCCGATCGCGAAGCAAAATGCCGCTAAAAAACTTGATGCCAGCGATCCTTCAATTCTGACATCGGTTATTGGCCCCAACGAAACGCATCTAACGGTCAGCAAGGAGCATCATGGTAACTGGCTGGAGAGCATCGTCAGCCGGAAAGAGCCGATAGCTCCCGCCGAAGTAGGTCACCGTTCGTGCTCGGCTTGTTTGTTGCACCACGCAGCCATGAAGCTGAATCGTAAACTCTATTGGGACCCTAAAAAGGAACAATTCAAGAACGACCCCGAAGCCAACAAACTTCTGTCGCGCCCACAACGCGCTCCCTACGCCATCAAAATAGTAGCTTCGGCTAAATAG
- the ileS gene encoding isoleucine--tRNA ligase — protein sequence MPGVKYQQYESLDYAQIAAEVLTYWNQNQVFEQSVAIRDGQPTFTFYEGPPSANGAPGIHHVMARTIKDIFCRYKTLQGFQVERKGGWDTHGLPIELQVEKELGITKDHIGKPESEGGISVEEYNRKCRETVMRFTNQWNDLTQKMGYWVDLDNPYVTYKNEYIESVWYLLKQLYDKNLLYKGYTIQPYSPKAGTGLSSHELNMPGTYKDVRDTTIVAQFKVKPSGKSGFLFFDSADEDIYILAWTTTPWTLPANSALTVGANIDYVLVKTFNPYTHVLVHVVMAKNLVSRWLSEKGKVDSIANPAFDTYLPTDKVIPWAIVSEFKGQHLEGIEYEQLMPYVQPDKPAFRVILGDFVTTEDGTGIVHTSPTFGADDFRVAQAAGIPPIMVKDETGKEVPIVDKHGLFVDEITDFAGRYVKEEYYSDEEREDPDFKPTDVLIAIKLKEENKAFRVEKYEHPYPHCWRTDKPILYYPLDSWFIRTTAKKDRLVELNKTINWQPESTGTGRFGNWLENLVDWNLSRSRFWGTPLPIWRSETGEEVCIGSVDELIKNCELANERMSEWVREGETEYQSYLDANQSFIQSFNQSTFDLHRPYVDEVYFVSESGQVMQRESDLIDVWFDSGAMPYAQWHYPFENQDVFKKAFPADFISEGVDQTRGWFFTLHAIAGMLFDSVAFKNVVSTGLVLDKNGNKMSKRLGNAVDPFATLAKYGPDATRWYMITNAEPWDNLKFNTDGIGEVQRKLFGTLSNTYNFFALYANLDSFSFDGRTVPVAERPELDRWILSKLQSLVMEVEAQFDSYNPTKAGRAVQDFVNDQLSNWYVRLSRRRFWSGVALDGKLTTDKRAAYETLHECLTTVSQLISPIAPFYADWLYRNLTDGNANNASVHLTNFPVADQSLIDTELEASMELGQQVSSLVHSLRKGHKLKVRQPLSRVLVPIINMGTASRLARVTDIIKNETNVKEVVPYMDEGNGEFVKRKLKPNYKSLGAKYGKETPIIAKKISELTADAFTISGIYAGDYILNALEAFETGKPMIYVKPEDVEIVTEDIPGWLSATSGRLTVALDVTLTDELRGEGIARDFVNRIQNLRKDRDFSVTDKIRIELERNDEVLATAIEANREYIRQEVQAISLDLVSNLNGSATAEIEMDEFQLRLNVERV from the coding sequence ATGCCAGGCGTGAAGTACCAACAATATGAGTCCCTCGACTACGCACAGATCGCAGCTGAGGTGCTAACTTACTGGAATCAGAATCAGGTATTTGAACAATCAGTGGCGATCCGTGATGGACAACCCACATTTACGTTCTACGAAGGACCACCATCAGCCAATGGCGCGCCGGGAATTCACCACGTAATGGCCCGGACGATTAAAGACATTTTCTGCCGCTATAAAACGCTTCAGGGATTTCAGGTTGAGCGAAAAGGTGGCTGGGATACGCATGGTCTGCCCATCGAACTACAGGTCGAAAAGGAACTTGGTATTACGAAAGATCATATTGGCAAACCCGAATCGGAAGGTGGCATCAGTGTGGAAGAATACAACCGCAAATGCCGCGAAACCGTTATGCGGTTCACCAACCAATGGAACGACCTAACCCAGAAAATGGGCTATTGGGTTGATCTGGATAATCCGTACGTTACCTACAAAAACGAATACATCGAATCGGTTTGGTATTTACTCAAGCAGTTGTACGATAAGAATTTGCTGTACAAAGGCTATACCATCCAACCGTATTCACCTAAGGCAGGTACAGGTCTGAGTTCACACGAGTTGAACATGCCGGGCACTTACAAGGATGTGCGCGACACGACCATTGTGGCTCAGTTCAAGGTGAAACCCAGCGGCAAATCGGGCTTTCTATTTTTCGATTCTGCCGATGAGGATATCTATATCCTGGCCTGGACCACCACCCCCTGGACCTTGCCCGCAAACTCAGCGCTAACCGTCGGTGCCAATATAGATTACGTGCTGGTGAAAACCTTCAACCCGTATACCCATGTGCTGGTACACGTGGTGATGGCGAAAAATCTGGTGAGTCGCTGGTTGAGCGAAAAAGGGAAAGTTGATTCGATAGCAAATCCTGCCTTTGATACCTATCTGCCTACGGACAAAGTAATTCCCTGGGCGATTGTCTCGGAGTTTAAAGGCCAGCACCTCGAGGGTATCGAGTATGAGCAGTTAATGCCGTATGTTCAGCCAGATAAACCTGCTTTCCGGGTTATTCTCGGTGATTTCGTTACGACAGAAGATGGTACGGGTATCGTCCATACGTCGCCAACCTTTGGTGCCGACGACTTCCGGGTAGCGCAGGCCGCGGGCATTCCACCAATCATGGTGAAGGATGAGACAGGAAAAGAGGTGCCAATTGTGGATAAACACGGCCTGTTTGTGGATGAAATCACAGATTTCGCTGGTCGGTACGTAAAAGAAGAATACTACTCTGACGAAGAGCGGGAAGATCCTGATTTCAAGCCAACCGATGTGCTAATTGCCATCAAGCTGAAAGAGGAAAACAAAGCGTTCCGGGTTGAGAAATACGAACACCCCTACCCGCACTGCTGGCGGACGGACAAGCCGATTTTGTACTATCCGCTCGATAGCTGGTTTATCCGCACAACGGCAAAGAAGGACCGGTTGGTCGAACTGAATAAAACCATCAACTGGCAACCTGAAAGCACGGGGACTGGTCGCTTCGGCAACTGGCTCGAAAACCTTGTGGATTGGAACCTGAGTCGTAGCCGCTTCTGGGGAACTCCCTTGCCGATCTGGCGTAGCGAAACCGGTGAAGAAGTCTGCATTGGTTCGGTCGATGAGCTGATAAAAAATTGCGAATTAGCGAATGAGCGAATGAGCGAATGGGTTCGGGAAGGTGAAACCGAATACCAATCTTATCTCGACGCTAACCAGTCATTCATTCAATCATTCAATCAATCAACCTTCGATCTGCACCGTCCTTATGTCGACGAAGTGTATTTCGTATCGGAAAGTGGTCAAGTAATGCAGCGTGAATCGGATCTGATCGACGTTTGGTTCGATTCGGGTGCGATGCCGTATGCTCAATGGCATTATCCGTTCGAGAATCAGGACGTTTTCAAAAAAGCGTTCCCGGCCGATTTTATCTCCGAAGGTGTTGACCAAACCCGTGGCTGGTTCTTCACGTTGCATGCCATTGCCGGAATGTTGTTCGATTCTGTCGCGTTTAAAAACGTGGTTTCGACCGGGTTGGTGCTTGATAAAAACGGCAACAAAATGTCGAAGCGGCTGGGCAATGCCGTTGACCCATTTGCAACCCTGGCGAAATATGGCCCCGATGCCACACGCTGGTATATGATTACCAATGCTGAGCCCTGGGATAACCTCAAATTCAACACGGACGGTATCGGCGAAGTGCAACGGAAGTTGTTTGGCACATTGTCGAACACCTACAACTTCTTCGCGCTCTACGCCAATCTGGATTCGTTTTCGTTTGATGGGCGTACGGTACCTGTGGCCGAGCGTCCTGAATTGGATCGCTGGATTTTATCCAAACTGCAATCGCTGGTGATGGAAGTTGAGGCCCAGTTTGATAGCTACAATCCAACCAAAGCCGGGCGGGCTGTTCAGGATTTCGTGAACGACCAATTGTCGAACTGGTACGTACGGTTATCACGTCGGCGTTTCTGGTCCGGGGTCGCGCTCGACGGGAAACTAACAACCGACAAACGAGCCGCCTACGAAACGCTGCACGAGTGTCTGACAACCGTATCGCAGCTGATATCGCCTATCGCACCTTTCTACGCCGATTGGCTGTACCGTAACTTAACGGATGGAAATGCCAATAATGCCTCAGTACATTTAACCAATTTCCCTGTTGCCGATCAAAGCTTGATCGACACTGAATTGGAAGCATCAATGGAGTTGGGACAACAGGTATCCTCGCTGGTTCACTCGTTACGGAAAGGCCATAAACTGAAAGTTCGGCAACCGCTCAGCCGGGTACTTGTACCAATTATTAATATGGGTACTGCTAGTAGACTTGCAAGAGTAACTGATATTATAAAAAATGAAACGAATGTTAAAGAAGTAGTTCCTTATATGGACGAAGGAAACGGCGAATTCGTAAAGAGGAAGTTAAAACCTAACTATAAGTCTCTAGGAGCGAAGTATGGCAAGGAAACTCCTATTATAGCTAAAAAGATTAGCGAGTTAACAGCAGATGCATTTACGATATCTGGTATATACGCCGGTGACTATATCTTAAACGCGCTTGAAGCGTTCGAGACAGGTAAGCCAATGATTTATGTCAAGCCAGAAGATGTTGAGATTGTCACTGAAGATATACCTGGCTGGCTATCTGCAACTTCTGGTCGTCTTACAGTTGCGTTAGACGTAACTCTAACCGACGAACTACGTGGTGAAGGTATTGCCCGCGATTTTGTGAACCGGATCCAGAACCTGCGCAAAGACCGTGACTTCTCGGTGACCGACAAGATTCGCATTGAACTCGAACGAAACGACGAAGTACTGGCTACCGCTATCGAAGCCAACCGCGAGTATATCCGCCAGGAAGTTCAGGCCATTTCACTCGATTTAGTGAGTAACCTGAATGGGTCGGCAACGGCAGAAATCGAGATGGACGAGTTCCAATTGCGGCTCAACGTAGAGCGCGTATAG
- a CDS encoding OmpA family protein — MRQRSLIFLFLTGLTSSCMFGSYPSGYPSGGGQQYPSSGQQSPDDTYPNSGNQSGNYPNSGNQPGTGRTADPDVTVNSIRLTPDYTILNLTFTDNSQPKYDQNRRPLPSGNTIGIDPNSYLVAANGARTFAFVRADGIPIKQERYDQRLRKTVLVGRDTYSGEKVNFTLYFQRLDKGLENFDLFECHSDAYTCWNIYNLYVNNPADPIVYNPPTPPASTPKPAPNLPRKKTNLPPAPSGESGGEMETPKTKPAPAPAPVLTIVNVSGIVSDAKNKRPVTATIDYQLSSSKQSIDSVQSFASTGAYRMSLQKGQVYTYIASARGYQSTSGVLDLSKTAGGQKLTRDISLTPLAVGDKVTLKNIYFEMSKSDLLSASFAELDKLVSMMQDNPNMSIRLEGHTDIIGDHDKNLQLSRDRVIACQRYLVQKGIDIDRIQTIGYGDTRPILTKGTDEERKVNRRVEFVILTI, encoded by the coding sequence ATGCGGCAACGCTCGTTAATTTTCCTCTTTCTGACCGGACTTACTTCGTCCTGTATGTTTGGTTCGTATCCATCGGGTTATCCGTCTGGGGGTGGTCAGCAGTATCCGTCTAGTGGTCAACAATCGCCGGACGATACTTATCCCAACTCGGGCAATCAATCAGGTAATTATCCCAACTCGGGCAATCAACCCGGCACTGGTCGTACTGCCGACCCCGATGTAACTGTGAATAGCATTCGTCTGACTCCAGACTACACAATTCTTAATTTGACATTTACAGACAATAGTCAGCCAAAGTATGACCAAAATCGACGTCCCTTACCTTCGGGAAACACAATTGGCATTGATCCGAACAGCTATTTAGTAGCCGCCAATGGTGCTCGAACATTTGCTTTTGTTAGGGCTGATGGTATCCCCATAAAACAGGAAAGGTATGATCAACGTCTCCGCAAAACGGTGTTGGTAGGGAGGGATACGTATTCTGGAGAAAAAGTCAATTTCACGCTGTACTTTCAGCGATTAGACAAGGGACTGGAAAATTTTGACCTGTTCGAATGCCATTCTGACGCATACACATGCTGGAATATCTACAACCTATACGTCAATAACCCGGCTGATCCAATCGTTTATAATCCGCCAACCCCACCAGCTTCAACACCTAAGCCTGCACCCAACTTACCCAGAAAGAAAACGAACCTACCACCGGCTCCCTCAGGTGAATCGGGTGGCGAAATGGAAACTCCTAAAACGAAGCCCGCTCCTGCGCCAGCACCTGTACTCACCATCGTGAATGTATCGGGTATTGTAAGCGATGCGAAAAACAAACGCCCCGTTACAGCTACAATCGATTATCAGCTTTCGTCGAGCAAGCAGTCCATCGACTCCGTGCAGAGTTTTGCTTCAACCGGAGCTTATAGGATGAGTTTGCAGAAAGGACAGGTGTATACCTATATCGCATCGGCACGCGGTTATCAGTCGACCAGCGGTGTATTGGATTTAAGTAAAACAGCTGGCGGACAAAAACTTACGCGTGATATTTCGCTGACGCCATTAGCGGTCGGCGATAAGGTCACCTTGAAGAATATCTATTTCGAAATGTCGAAATCGGACCTATTATCGGCTTCGTTTGCGGAGTTAGACAAGCTAGTGTCCATGATGCAGGACAACCCTAACATGAGTATCCGGCTCGAAGGACACACAGATATTATTGGGGATCACGATAAAAATCTACAACTCTCCCGCGACCGCGTTATCGCCTGCCAACGCTATCTGGTTCAGAAAGGAATCGATATTGACCGCATTCAGACCATCGGCTATGGCGACACTCGACCTATTCTGACCAAAGGGACCGACGAAGAACGGAAAGTGAACCGGCGAGTGGAGTTTGTAATTCTAACAATTTGA
- a CDS encoding 1,4-dihydroxy-2-naphthoate polyprenyltransferase, with the protein MKSWIAAARPRTLPLSLASIILGSFLASADHHFSWPIALLAALTTIFLQILSNFANDYGDAVSGKDTELRVGPRRAVATGDITKEAMMRGIIIMSVLSLISGIGLLALAFYDAGAKLFWFFLVLGLLSIAAAIGYTNGKRPYGYAGFGDIAVLIFFGWVGVLGTYFLHTLSFNPILLLPATSVGLFATGVLNVNNIRDIETDTMTGKRSIPARLGLPLAIRYHWGLLLTGMFCAVAYSFLTGANWFSYVYLLAFPLFIVNGRAVATHKQPAELNARLGQLALSTLLFVILFGIGQVL; encoded by the coding sequence ATGAAAAGTTGGATTGCGGCTGCCCGGCCGCGTACATTACCGCTGTCGTTAGCCAGCATTATTCTCGGGAGTTTTCTGGCTTCGGCCGACCATCATTTTAGCTGGCCGATTGCTCTGTTAGCCGCCCTGACGACGATCTTCCTCCAAATCCTGTCCAACTTCGCCAATGACTATGGCGATGCGGTATCGGGTAAAGATACGGAGCTTCGGGTTGGCCCACGCCGGGCAGTGGCTACGGGCGATATTACCAAAGAAGCTATGATGCGCGGCATTATCATTATGTCGGTGCTATCGCTGATTTCCGGGATTGGCTTACTGGCGCTGGCCTTTTATGACGCAGGTGCTAAGCTTTTCTGGTTTTTTCTGGTGCTGGGCTTGCTGAGTATTGCCGCTGCTATTGGCTACACAAATGGCAAACGACCCTATGGGTATGCAGGCTTCGGGGATATTGCCGTCCTGATTTTCTTTGGTTGGGTGGGCGTGCTAGGAACATATTTTCTGCACACACTTTCGTTCAATCCTATTCTGTTATTACCTGCCACAAGCGTTGGGCTATTTGCCACGGGTGTGCTGAATGTCAATAACATTCGTGATATCGAAACCGATACCATGACCGGCAAGCGCTCTATTCCTGCGCGTCTTGGATTACCATTAGCTATTCGCTACCACTGGGGATTACTGCTGACGGGCATGTTCTGCGCCGTTGCTTACTCGTTCCTGACAGGCGCGAACTGGTTCAGCTACGTATATTTACTGGCGTTCCCGCTGTTTATTGTAAATGGTCGAGCGGTAGCGACTCACAAACAGCCCGCCGAACTCAACGCTCGTCTGGGACAACTTGCCCTCTCGACGTTGTTATTTGTGATTTTGTTCGGAATCGGCCAGGTGTTGTAA
- a CDS encoding metallophosphoesterase produces MKNTCLLTLVFLSFFVQEAIAQAPTIVRGPYLQVLTTTSVVVRWRTDQPTTGRVWFGSTTNQLTKDVRETQPTLEHVLTITGLRPTTRYAYAIGYDDTQLASGPDYYVKTALPAGDKRPFRMWVLGDFGSGNANQADVYQAYKNATANYPADLWLWLGDNAYSFGFEEEYQRLVFPVYAATLRNTPIFITPGNHDYADSQTNFNTAYYNLFSFPQQGEAGGVPSNSKSYYSANYGNVHLISLDSQGRPDGQYRLYDTTSTQVQWLKSDLAANKLPWTIVIFHHPPYSKGGHNSDTEESMRLIRENLTPILERYGVDLVLNGHSHGYERTYRIKGLRGLATTYDSNQNLVEGTTARYDGSPNSCPILTKGQGTVYVINGSGGQLGGQSPDFPHPATVYNNVTVGGSMLLDVNDNRLDAQLVMSDGSVQDKFTIMKNVNKSTSLTTEFADTLSFSASWVGNYRWANGQTGRNIRYTADKAGTFPVTVTDNQQCLTDQFTITVQQPPKLTAKASVSTSVCPGATFAVSATPENTTKAAGWQYDVLLSDASGNFTTEKIVGSGSLNALNATIPTNLAPGAGYRLQVRPRGIPYAQLIASDGFSVKPLPTATLSGSTSISQGQSIDLSINFTGDAPWKGTLSDGTAFSSSVTPTLLTLMPTKSIVYSIASVENSCGKGTFSGQASITVLLPTAEEEFSDGKLRVYPNPTHEVMYVELTTTQKKEVTMSLQDVNGRTVFQKQFGTVSSVNETISMPHTNGTYLLTIQAGQNKVTRKVVRQ; encoded by the coding sequence ATGAAGAATACATGTCTACTTACCCTCGTTTTTCTTTCCTTTTTCGTACAGGAAGCGATTGCACAAGCACCTACTATTGTACGTGGCCCCTACTTACAGGTACTGACAACTACCTCGGTAGTTGTTCGCTGGCGCACCGATCAGCCCACAACCGGCCGGGTATGGTTTGGTTCGACTACCAATCAATTGACTAAAGATGTTCGTGAAACGCAACCCACGCTCGAGCACGTTCTGACAATTACAGGCTTACGACCGACAACCCGCTACGCCTACGCTATCGGCTACGACGATACACAATTAGCCTCTGGTCCAGATTATTACGTTAAAACAGCCCTTCCTGCTGGCGATAAGCGCCCGTTTCGGATGTGGGTTCTAGGCGATTTTGGAAGTGGCAATGCCAATCAGGCCGACGTTTATCAGGCCTATAAAAACGCTACGGCCAACTATCCCGCCGATTTATGGCTTTGGCTTGGCGACAACGCGTATTCGTTTGGTTTTGAGGAAGAGTATCAGCGGCTGGTATTTCCGGTTTACGCAGCTACTCTTCGGAACACACCGATCTTTATTACCCCCGGCAATCATGATTATGCCGATAGCCAAACAAACTTCAACACGGCCTATTACAACCTGTTTTCGTTCCCGCAGCAGGGCGAAGCGGGAGGAGTACCCTCAAACTCTAAGTCTTATTATTCAGCTAATTATGGCAATGTCCATTTAATTTCGCTGGATTCCCAGGGTCGCCCAGACGGGCAATATCGGCTATATGATACAACCTCTACGCAGGTACAATGGCTTAAGAGCGACCTGGCGGCTAACAAACTTCCGTGGACGATTGTCATTTTCCATCACCCACCTTATAGCAAAGGCGGTCATAACTCCGATACAGAGGAGTCCATGCGGCTTATTCGTGAAAATCTAACGCCCATTCTGGAACGCTACGGAGTTGATTTAGTCCTTAACGGTCATAGTCACGGTTACGAGCGAACGTATCGAATTAAAGGCCTACGCGGCTTGGCCACTACATACGATAGCAATCAGAACCTTGTTGAAGGGACTACGGCACGGTACGATGGATCGCCTAATTCCTGCCCTATTCTCACCAAAGGACAAGGTACTGTTTATGTTATTAATGGTTCAGGTGGACAATTGGGCGGACAATCTCCGGACTTTCCGCATCCAGCTACGGTGTATAACAACGTGACTGTCGGAGGATCTATGCTACTAGATGTCAATGACAACCGCCTGGATGCGCAACTGGTTATGTCTGATGGCTCCGTACAGGACAAGTTTACGATCATGAAAAACGTGAATAAGTCTACGTCACTCACAACCGAATTTGCCGATACACTTTCCTTTTCAGCTTCCTGGGTAGGCAATTACCGATGGGCAAATGGTCAAACAGGGCGCAATATCCGCTATACAGCCGATAAGGCCGGAACATTCCCGGTCACAGTCACTGATAATCAGCAATGCCTAACCGATCAGTTTACCATAACCGTTCAACAACCGCCCAAGCTAACGGCTAAAGCATCAGTGAGCACATCGGTTTGTCCGGGCGCTACTTTTGCGGTTTCAGCAACACCCGAAAATACCACTAAAGCTGCTGGTTGGCAATACGACGTGCTTTTGTCGGATGCCTCAGGAAATTTCACTACCGAGAAAATTGTCGGCTCTGGATCGCTGAACGCGTTAAATGCCACGATTCCAACCAACTTAGCACCCGGTGCCGGCTATCGATTGCAGGTAAGACCGCGCGGCATTCCCTATGCGCAACTTATTGCCAGCGACGGGTTTTCCGTTAAACCTTTACCAACAGCAACGTTGTCAGGCTCAACAAGCATATCGCAAGGGCAATCCATCGATCTTTCCATCAATTTCACAGGCGATGCTCCCTGGAAAGGAACATTATCTGACGGCACAGCTTTTTCCAGTAGCGTTACCCCAACCCTACTGACGCTCATGCCGACTAAATCTATTGTTTATTCGATAGCGAGTGTTGAAAATAGTTGTGGCAAAGGCACTTTCTCAGGTCAGGCGTCGATAACGGTCTTATTACCAACCGCCGAAGAGGAGTTTTCGGATGGAAAGCTTCGTGTTTACCCCAATCCAACGCACGAAGTGATGTATGTCGAGTTGACAACGACACAGAAAAAGGAGGTAACGATGAGCCTTCAGGATGTCAATGGCCGGACCGTATTTCAGAAGCAGTTCGGTACAGTTTCATCTGTAAACGAAACGATTTCCATGCCGCATACCAACGGAACGTATCTGCTCACGATTCAGGCTGGTCAGAATAAAGTGACCCGAAAGGTAGTTCGGCAATAA
- a CDS encoding Rpn family recombination-promoting nuclease/putative transposase, translated as MATQPDNPHDRFFKETFSQPEILIDFLNVFAPEAIRECIDYTTLTREVDTFTDEQLAEHFADLVFSVQYSGQSIRLVLLLEHKSYTEDYPHFQINRYLLNLWESQIKQKQRLTPVLPVLVYHGNRRWKKRSVADYFPALHETLIPYLPAFDYLLIDLSTLSDERIPTLRSDYARLTAILLQNSRRKRELARLLDIFADVVRRLIETPNGQRFVGTGFLYLSYTTNLTKVELFGIFSRISSKTESSTMTVAEELLQEGREQGRRQAMSAIEELLQEGRQKAMSAAEELIQKEREEGHRNKIKFIKAMLNLNLTADTIASAVELPLAEVNAIIDEINRTRTT; from the coding sequence ATGGCAACCCAGCCCGACAACCCACACGACAGGTTTTTTAAAGAGACATTCTCCCAGCCTGAAATTCTGATTGATTTTTTAAATGTGTTTGCCCCGGAAGCCATTCGGGAGTGTATCGATTACACCACATTGACCCGTGAAGTCGATACGTTTACCGATGAGCAACTGGCCGAACACTTTGCTGATCTTGTTTTTTCGGTACAGTATAGTGGTCAATCAATTCGACTTGTCCTCTTACTGGAGCACAAAAGCTATACCGAGGACTATCCACACTTCCAGATCAATCGGTACTTGCTCAACCTCTGGGAGAGTCAGATCAAACAGAAACAACGATTAACACCCGTTTTACCTGTTCTGGTTTATCATGGTAACCGACGTTGGAAAAAGCGCAGTGTAGCCGATTACTTCCCGGCCTTGCATGAGACGCTAATCCCCTATCTACCAGCGTTCGATTACTTACTGATTGACCTTTCGACACTCTCTGATGAACGAATCCCTACGTTACGGTCAGATTATGCTCGGCTTACCGCGATTTTATTGCAGAATAGTCGCCGGAAGCGCGAACTGGCCCGTTTGCTGGACATCTTTGCCGATGTTGTCCGACGATTAATTGAAACACCTAATGGACAACGTTTTGTAGGCACAGGTTTTCTCTACTTATCGTACACCACCAATTTGACCAAAGTTGAACTATTCGGTATCTTTAGCCGTATTTCGTCAAAAACCGAATCGTCTACCATGACAGTCGCCGAAGAACTATTACAGGAAGGACGCGAACAAGGGCGCCGACAAGCAATGTCAGCTATCGAAGAACTATTGCAGGAAGGGCGCCAAAAAGCGATGTCAGCCGCCGAAGAGCTGATACAGAAAGAGCGTGAAGAGGGGCATCGGAACAAGATCAAATTTATCAAGGCAATGCTGAATTTGAATCTCACGGCCGATACCATTGCCTCGGCGGTAGAACTTCCCCTGGCTGAGGTAAATGCTATTATAGATGAAATTAATCGTACTCGAACTACATAA